A stretch of Oncorhynchus gorbuscha isolate QuinsamMale2020 ecotype Even-year linkage group LG24, OgorEven_v1.0, whole genome shotgun sequence DNA encodes these proteins:
- the LOC124013227 gene encoding LOW QUALITY PROTEIN: teashirt homolog 1-like (The sequence of the model RefSeq protein was modified relative to this genomic sequence to represent the inferred CDS: inserted 2 bases in 1 codon): MPRRKQQAPRRSVAYGDEDEFKADDKIDEEHLQDDGLSLDGQEGEYLCNEDDDAGDQFSFQNSPFSNGTNPDAGYASPLSDTSDQLIDFQSTRSKDGLDKEEAVRERVDHLKIPNGLSLQDSLAQMKAVYANLISDASWSSITKDMLRSNSNSNKVISVISNSNGSSHKGSNGIANSNTIRLVNNNNHTNSSSNTSAPTNTTSNTTATSTANTNNNGTGVSTGSTGGVTYDWHQAALAKTLQHTPYNLLPEPSLFSTVQLYRQNNKLYGPVFTGASKFRCKDCSGAYDTLVGLTVHMNESGHYRDDNKDKEEERGKRWSKPRKRSLMEMEGKEDAQKVLKCMYCGHSFESLQDLSVHMIKTKHYQKVPLKEPMPALTSKLVPPTRKRAFQDLVSPCSPESVHNTPGVHLGETTKDQKVVNPYVTANNRYGYQNGASYTWQFEARKAQILKCMECGSSHDTLQQLTAHMMVTGHFLKVTNTASKKGKQLVFDPLVEEKMQSIPLPPTSTRLPAPNVKSQPDSLLLHSSHTEEKGEEHEEKMEMSEPENKIKEEKQDLTEKSEKTGKAGHYKYLTEEDLEETPKGGLDILKSLEFTVSSAIIKAQTGTPTWGGAGYPSIHAAYQLHGSLKSSMQSVQVVQPLFSTSSLKVMSSDSSNLIHSPISHSPPPSHKNNVLAMEELVEKVTGKVSVKKEKDEKASENKCKVSSTKXHSPLSKERKGSPMPDSLNKPVKNIDVEDKSEPRSREGEAKDGKADPPMKNGADMPKTVASNGCNGLGIITDHSPEQSFVNPLSALQSIMNNHLGKASKTATPFLDPLAMLYKISNNMMEKPMNNSNQVKQVESINRFYDNDDQPMDLTKSKNTNGRNANSTSTTPNNNSNCNTNNSNRPILSSLSESLSSPLRENALMDISDMVKNLTGRLTPKSSTPSSISEKSDADNSAFEDGLEELSAFQKRKGRQSNWNPQHLLILQAQFTSCLRETADGKFVMTDLGPQERVHICKFTGLSMTTISHWLANVKYQLRRTGGTKFLKNIDSGQPLFLCSDCASQFRTPSSYINHLESHLGFSMKDISKLSIDHLREQQAVTRMITEKTFSSLGLNEEDSCSVFQCKLCNRTFVSKHAVKLHLSKTHGKSPEDHLIFVTELEKFDKA, translated from the exons CTTATGGGGACGAGGACGAATTTAAGGCTGATGAcaagattgatgaggaacaccTGCAAGATGATGGGCTCTCCTTGGATGGACAGGAAGGCGAGTACCTCTGCAACGAGGATGACGATGCCGGGGACCAATTCAGCTTCCAGAACTCCCCTTTCAGCAATGGCACCAACCCTGACGCTGGCTACGCTTCTCCTCTCAGCGATACCAGCGACCAACTTATCGACTTCCAGAGCACACGCTCCAAGGACGGACTGGATAAGGAGGAGGCAGTCAGAGAAAGAGTAGACCACCTAAAGATCCCCAATGGCCTGTCTCTGCAGGACAGCCTGGCGCAGATGAAAGCTGTCTATGCAAACCTGATCTCGGACGCCTCTTGGTCCAGCATCACCAAGGACATGCTAAGaagtaacagcaacagcaacaaggTCATCAGTGTGATCAGCAACAGCAATGGAAGCAGCCACAAGGGGAGCAACGGTATCGCCAACAGTAATACTATCAGACTTGTGAACAATAATAACCACACCAACAGCAGCAGTAACACTTCTGCCCCTACCAACACTACCAGCAACACTACCGCTACAAGCACCGCGAACACTAACAACAATGGCACTGGTGTCAGCACTGGCAGCACCGGTGGAGTGACCTACGACTGGCACCAAGCGGCTTTGGCCAAAACCCTGCAGCATACACCATATAACCTCCTCCCCGAGCCAAGCCTCTTCAGCACTGTGCAGCTGTACCGGCAGAATAACAAGCTCTACGGTCCGGTGTTCACCGGTGCCAGCAAGTTCCGGTGCAAGGACTGCAGCGGAGCCTATGACACGCTGGTGGGGCTCACGGTACACATGAATGAGTCAGGCCACTACCGTGATGACAACAAGGACAAGGAAGAGGAGCGGGGAAAAAGGTGGTCCAAGCCACGTAAGCGCTCCCTCATGGAGATGGAAGGCAAGGAGGACGCTCAAAAGGTTCTCAAGTGCATGTACTGCGGCCATTCCTTTGAATCCCTACAGGACCTGAGTGTCCACATGATCAAAACAAAACACTACCAGAAAGTGCCTCTCAAAGAACCCATGCCAGCCCTCACCTCAAAGCTGGTGCCACCTACCAGAAAAAGAGCATTTCAGGACTTGGTGTCCCCGTGCTCACCAGAGTCTGTCCACAACACACCTGGTGTACACCTGGGGGAGACTACGAAAGACCAGAAAGTGGTTAACCCCTATGTCACGGCGAATAACCGCTACGGCTACCAAAATGGCGCCAGTTACACCTGGCAGTTTGAGGCTCGCAAGGCCCAGATCCTCAAATGCATGGAGTGCGGGAGTTCCCACGACACCCTGCAACAACTGACAGCCCACATGATGGTCACAGGACACTTTTTGAAAGTGACCAACACAGCGTCCAAAAAGGGGAAGCAGCTGGTGTTTGACCCCCTGGTTGAGGAAAAGATGCAGTCCATTCCTCTCCCGCCGACCTCTACACGACTCCCTGCGCCCAATGTGAAGTCACAGCCCGATTCTCTTCTCCTGCACTCCTCGCACActgaagagaaaggggaggaacATGAGGAGAAAATGGAGATGAGTGAACCAGAGAATAAGATCAAAGAAGAGAAACAGGATCTGACTGAGAAAAGTGAGAAAACTGGCAAGGCTGGACATTACAAGTATCTCACAGAGGAAGACCTGGAAGAGACTCCCAAAGGAGGTCTGGATATCCTGAAGTCCTTAGAGTTCACAGTGTCAAGTGCAATCATCAAGGCCCAGACAGGGACGCCCACCTGGGGTGGTGCTGGCTACCCTAGCATCCACGCTGCCTACCAGCTCCATGGGTCTCTGAAGTCCTCCATGCAGAGTGTCCAGGTGGTTCAACCCTTGTTCAGCACTAGCAGCTTGAAGGTGATGTCTTCTGACTCCAGCAATCTGATCCATTCACCGATCAGCCATTCCCCACCTCCAAGCCACAAGAACAATGTGCTGGCCATGGAGGAGCTGGTGGAAAAAGTCACAGGGAAGGTCTCTGTGAAGAAGGAGAAGGACGAGAAGGCGTCAGAAAACAAATGCAAAGTGAGCTCTACCAA TCACTCCCCACTGTCCAAGGAGAGGAAGGGGTCACCCATGCCGGATAGCCTCAACAAGCCGGTGAAAAACATTGATGTAGAGGATAAGAGTGAGCCtagaagcagagagggagaggcaaaaGACGGCAAAGCGGATCCGCCAATGAAGAACGGAGCAGATATGCCAAAAACGGTAGCCAGCAATGGCTGTAACGGCTTGGGAATCATCACGGATCATTCACCTGAGCAGTCATTTGTCAACCCCCTCAGTGCGTTGCAGTCAATCATGAACAATCACTTGGGAAAGGCCTCGAAGACAGCCACGCCCTTTCTAGACCCTCTGGCAATGCTGTACAAGATCAGTAACAACATGATGGAGAAGCCCATGAACAACTCCAATCAGGTCAAGCAAGTTGAGTCAATCAATCGATTCTATGACAATGATGACCAACCCATGGACTTGACAAAATCCAAAAATACGAATGGACGCAATGCTAACAGCACCTCCACTACGCCGAACAACAATAGCAACTGTAACACCAATAACAGCAACAGGCCTATTCTGTCAAGCTTGTCTGAATCTCTCTCGTCCCCTTTACGGGAAAATGCTTTGATGGACATCTCCGACATGGTCAAGAACCTGACCGGCCGTCTGACACCGAAATCCTCTACCCCATCCTCCATCTCTGAGAAATCTGACGCGGACAACAGCGCCTTCGAGGATGGCTTGGAGGAGCTCTCTGCATTCCAGAAAAGGAAAGGCCGGCAGTCCAACTGGAATCCTCAGCACCTCCTCATCCTTCAGGCCCAGTTCACCTCCTGTCTCCGGGAGACGGCTGACGGCAAGTTCGTCATGACTGACTTAGGCCCCCAGGAGCGGGTCCATATCTGCAAGTTCACTGGTCTCTCCATGACCACGATCTCCCATTGGCTGGCCAATGTCAAGTACCAGCTGAGGCGGACAGGCGGGACAAAATTCCTGAAAAACATTGACTCGGGCCAGCCCCTGTTTCTCTGCAGTGACTGTGCCTCTCAGTTTAGGACTCCTTCCTCTTACATAAATCATTTGGAGTCCCACTTAGGCTTCAGCATGAAGGACATCTCAAAGCTTTCCATAGATCACCTTAGAGAGCAGCAGGCAGTTACCAGAATGATAACGGAGAAAACGTTCAGTTCCCTGGGACTTAATGAGGAAGACTCATGCTCTGTATTTCAGTGCAAGCTGTGCAATCGGACCTTTGTCAGCAAGCATGCAGTCAAACTGCACCTTAGCAAAACGCATGGCAAATCTCCGGAGGACCATCTCATCTTTGTCACTGAACTAGAAAAGTTTGATAAAGCATAA